The proteins below come from a single Flammeovirga agarivorans genomic window:
- a CDS encoding DUF4265 domain-containing protein — protein sequence MKSVKIKLVVEGEDNNYIIENVWANKEGNYYRIDNIPFYASNIALGDLVSVEYDSEEDALYFEDFIEVSGNSVIRIIFFKLELKDKICNELEELGCLWEGSDKQSLISVSIGKDLDYNDIMNYIKNQFNIGNIDYEEACIEHIR from the coding sequence ATGAAATCCGTTAAAATAAAGTTAGTCGTTGAAGGAGAAGACAATAATTATATTATTGAAAATGTTTGGGCAAATAAAGAAGGAAATTATTATAGAATAGATAATATCCCTTTTTATGCCTCTAATATTGCATTAGGAGATTTAGTATCGGTAGAATATGACAGTGAAGAAGATGCCTTATATTTTGAAGACTTCATTGAAGTATCTGGTAATAGTGTAATAAGAATTATATTTTTTAAATTAGAATTAAAAGATAAAATCTGTAATGAATTAGAGGAGTTGGGTTGTTTATGGGAAGGCAGTGACAAACAATCATTAATATCAGTAAGTATCGGTAAAGATTTAGATTATAATGACATCATGAATTATATAAAAAATCAATTTAATATTGGAAATATAGATTATGAAGAAGCTTGTATTGAACACATACGATAA